Proteins encoded together in one Aureibacillus halotolerans window:
- a CDS encoding fatty acid desaturase produces the protein MASERSALTKAVAAFAKPRTKSSIWQMINTILPFLVLWYLAYQSLAISYWLTLGICVVAAGFFVRIFILFHDCCHYAFFKQRRVNAIVGTVTGIITFFPYRGWQRDHSVHHATSSNLDQRGTGDIWVLTVDEYIQSSFIKRFGYRLYRNPIIMFGLGPIVSFLIMNRINKKGTKWRVRSSTYLTNAAMVVVVTILCLTIGWKAFLLVHGPIFYIAGVIGIWLFYVQHQFEDTYFEKEDKWSYVKAAVEGSSYYKLPKILQWVTGNIGFHHIHHLSPRVPNYFLEKAHNHIPALQHVTTITLRTSLQSLRFRLWDQSQNRFVGFRDIKHLLKPRTNSPL, from the coding sequence ATGGCATCAGAACGCAGTGCATTAACGAAGGCTGTTGCCGCCTTTGCAAAACCGCGCACGAAAAGCAGTATATGGCAAATGATAAATACCATTCTTCCTTTTCTCGTTTTATGGTATTTGGCGTATCAAAGTTTAGCGATTTCCTATTGGCTTACTCTCGGCATTTGTGTGGTTGCTGCTGGCTTTTTCGTAAGGATATTTATCCTATTTCACGATTGCTGTCACTACGCTTTTTTCAAACAGAGGCGTGTCAATGCAATTGTTGGCACTGTTACGGGCATTATAACATTTTTCCCATATCGTGGATGGCAGCGAGATCATTCGGTGCATCATGCGACAAGTAGTAACTTAGACCAGAGAGGTACAGGGGATATTTGGGTATTGACCGTCGATGAATATATCCAATCATCCTTTATTAAAAGGTTTGGTTATCGTCTGTATCGTAATCCAATTATCATGTTTGGCTTGGGTCCAATCGTTAGCTTTCTTATTATGAATCGAATCAACAAAAAAGGGACGAAGTGGCGTGTGCGGTCGAGCACGTATCTGACAAATGCTGCAATGGTTGTCGTCGTAACGATTCTTTGTTTGACAATTGGTTGGAAAGCCTTTTTACTCGTCCATGGCCCGATTTTTTATATTGCGGGTGTGATTGGAATATGGTTGTTTTATGTACAGCATCAATTCGAGGACACGTACTTTGAAAAAGAAGACAAATGGAGCTATGTGAAAGCTGCTGTAGAAGGAAGCTCCTATTATAAGTTGCCTAAGATTTTACAATGGGTCACAGGGAATATTGGTTTCCATCACATCCATCATTTAAGCCCAAGGGTCCCAAATTATTTTCTTGAAAAGGCGCATAATCATATTCCTGCTCTTCAGCATGTCACTACTATAACGCTACGAACAAGCCTTCAATCACTGCGTTTTCGATTGTGGGATCAATCACAAAATCGCTTTGTAGGCTTTCGTGATATTAAACATCTCCTGAAACCAAGGACGAACAGCCCGTTGTGA
- a CDS encoding TetR/AcrR family transcriptional regulator has product MTADQILKVAQDHFARNGYEGATLSAIAKDVGIKKPSLYAHFSGKEDIFLHVIKKVFQRESNLLKTYLADIEKPMDEHLHGLLEQQQTKFENSSEFTFLLRMSYFPPQSLLEEVFDLIDPFFASFEQYLVTYFDVMRQRNDIKQTRPVDAAAAFLTLYDGLTIELVYGVNKQSFQRRFTAAWPIFLKGIMDSRE; this is encoded by the coding sequence TTGACCGCAGATCAAATCTTAAAAGTTGCTCAAGATCATTTTGCGCGGAACGGTTATGAAGGAGCTACATTAAGCGCGATTGCAAAGGATGTAGGGATTAAAAAACCATCGTTATATGCTCATTTTAGCGGGAAAGAGGATATCTTCCTGCACGTTATAAAAAAAGTCTTCCAACGAGAAAGCAACTTGTTAAAAACGTACCTTGCTGATATAGAGAAGCCGATGGATGAGCATTTGCATGGTCTACTTGAACAGCAACAGACAAAATTTGAAAACAGCAGTGAATTTACTTTCCTGCTTAGAATGTCGTATTTCCCTCCACAATCGCTGTTGGAGGAAGTTTTTGATTTAATTGACCCTTTCTTTGCCTCTTTTGAGCAGTATTTAGTGACTTATTTTGATGTTATGCGTCAGCGCAATGACATCAAGCAGACCAGACCTGTGGATGCAGCTGCTGCCTTTTTAACACTCTATGATGGGTTGACGATTGAGTTGGTGTATGGAGTGAATAAGCAAAGTTTTCAACGTCGTTTTACAGCGGCATGGCCTATTTTCTTAAAAGGCATTATGGACAGCCGAGAGTAA
- a CDS encoding MFS transporter, whose product MTKLQRWLVLGTVSSALFLIVVDMTILYTALPALTHDLAATASEKLWIVNVYSLIVAGLLPALGSLGDRFGHKRLFTLGLITFGIASVMAAFSPTPEVLIASRVFLAIGAAMSMPATLSIIRFTFTDDRERSLAIGIWASVASGGAALGPLIGGLLLEHFWWGSVFLVNVPVVLIAILLTIRFVPKQAGDRSTTWDLIGSVQILVGLVAVVFAVKELSKRDGSLLTMFIAAIIGFIAIVLFIRRQQRIQAPLIDLTLFRNVRFVTGVLTALMSSFTLMGMQYVFTQQLQLVEGLTPLQAGLFTLSIAAASFLSSTFIGAIINASNTLNIQWLSLMTAGVGMGAYLFAADSSVVIQVVCLVIFGLGVGSGMTAASSSIINNAPVEKAGMASSIEEVAFELGAAIGIAILGSVASFIYTASFILPEGISNVPANVRDSLDEAILSSEQLPDSTANAIITTGKEAFNQAFHAVLITGSILLIVTALTIIVLRRKLKHETSESQYE is encoded by the coding sequence ATGACAAAACTTCAGCGTTGGCTCGTATTAGGAACGGTCTCCAGTGCACTCTTTTTGATTGTCGTTGATATGACCATTCTTTATACGGCCCTTCCAGCTTTAACACATGATTTGGCTGCAACAGCCTCTGAAAAACTATGGATTGTCAATGTGTATTCATTAATTGTTGCAGGCCTTTTACCTGCGCTGGGCTCGTTAGGGGATCGTTTTGGTCATAAGCGCCTGTTTACGTTGGGTCTTATCACCTTTGGCATAGCTTCTGTTATGGCTGCGTTCTCGCCTACACCTGAAGTGCTTATTGCATCGAGGGTTTTCCTTGCCATTGGTGCCGCGATGAGTATGCCAGCAACCTTATCGATTATTCGCTTCACGTTTACAGACGATAGAGAACGGTCTTTGGCGATTGGCATTTGGGCTTCTGTTGCGTCAGGTGGTGCAGCTCTTGGTCCGTTAATTGGTGGGCTTTTGCTGGAGCATTTTTGGTGGGGCTCTGTGTTCCTCGTCAATGTACCAGTTGTTCTCATCGCTATATTATTAACGATTCGTTTTGTTCCAAAGCAAGCAGGAGACCGAAGTACAACTTGGGATTTGATCGGTTCTGTTCAAATACTTGTAGGCCTCGTTGCGGTCGTTTTCGCTGTGAAGGAGCTCAGCAAACGAGATGGCTCGCTTTTGACGATGTTTATCGCTGCGATTATCGGCTTTATCGCGATTGTTTTGTTCATCAGAAGGCAACAAAGAATTCAGGCGCCTTTAATCGATTTGACTCTTTTTAGAAACGTCCGCTTTGTGACAGGTGTGCTTACTGCGTTAATGTCTTCCTTTACTCTGATGGGGATGCAATATGTGTTTACCCAACAACTCCAGCTAGTCGAGGGGCTTACACCGCTTCAAGCTGGCTTATTCACACTTTCTATTGCAGCGGCCTCATTTCTTTCAAGCACCTTTATTGGGGCGATCATTAATGCTTCAAATACGCTCAACATCCAATGGTTGTCTTTGATGACGGCGGGGGTAGGGATGGGAGCCTACTTGTTTGCTGCGGACAGCTCCGTGGTCATTCAGGTGGTGTGTCTTGTCATTTTTGGACTAGGGGTTGGGAGCGGAATGACGGCAGCGTCAAGCTCCATTATTAACAATGCGCCAGTTGAAAAAGCAGGCATGGCATCCTCCATTGAAGAGGTGGCTTTCGAATTAGGCGCAGCCATTGGCATTGCTATTTTAGGGAGTGTCGCATCGTTTATTTATACAGCGTCCTTTATTTTGCCAGAGGGGATTTCCAATGTCCCAGCGAATGTACGAGATAGTCTAGATGAAGCAATTCTGTCGTCGGAGCAATTGCCCGATAGTACAGCAAATGCGATTATTACTACGGGGAAAGAAGCCTTTAATCAAGCCTTTCATGCTGTCTTAATCACGGGGTCGATCCTCCTTATCGTAACAGCGCTGACGATTATCGTGTTGAGACGAAAGTTGAAACACGAGACGTCTGAAAGCCAGTACGAATAA
- a CDS encoding ABC transporter substrate-binding protein: MMLMKKTTLLFGLFLVLLLAACGANGTGDSETSDSTDSAQTADPTEEATENDATQTVTDGKDREVTIPKNPESVVALTEIGEVMGLGVQPTASIGYYLDKFNPEKVEGIENVGQDQANLEQLVALAPDLIIIPSYMEPTQVDSLEKIAPTYATKFKSTPLERMEGLATILDKQDEFAQWKEEYATKVEETKEAIAPYVEEGDSALVVQFYDKLIYQHAPTVFSALYDNGVGFQVPEGAEAITDTQSISEEVVADYAANTDFLFILTQNPEDNDRYQQLIDTVWADIPAVQNGKAFLVPNERWNDYSISGMQWTLEDLPKVLAGEKVE, encoded by the coding sequence ATGATGCTTATGAAAAAGACCACTCTACTCTTCGGACTCTTCCTTGTTCTCTTGCTCGCCGCATGTGGAGCCAATGGAACTGGAGATTCGGAGACTAGCGATTCAACAGATTCAGCACAAACAGCTGATCCAACCGAGGAAGCCACAGAGAATGATGCGACACAAACGGTGACGGACGGGAAGGATCGCGAGGTTACCATACCTAAAAACCCAGAAAGCGTTGTTGCCTTAACTGAAATCGGCGAAGTGATGGGTCTTGGTGTCCAGCCAACTGCCTCTATAGGATACTATCTGGATAAATTCAATCCAGAAAAAGTCGAAGGAATTGAAAACGTTGGACAAGATCAAGCGAACTTAGAGCAACTCGTTGCGCTTGCCCCAGATTTAATTATTATTCCTAGCTATATGGAGCCTACTCAGGTGGATAGCTTAGAAAAAATCGCACCAACGTATGCGACGAAGTTCAAATCCACGCCGCTTGAGCGAATGGAAGGCTTGGCAACGATCTTGGATAAACAAGATGAGTTTGCCCAATGGAAGGAAGAGTATGCAACGAAGGTGGAAGAAACGAAGGAAGCGATTGCCCCTTATGTTGAGGAAGGGGATAGTGCACTCGTGGTGCAATTTTATGACAAGCTGATCTATCAGCATGCCCCTACTGTTTTCTCAGCGCTGTATGACAATGGCGTCGGGTTCCAGGTACCAGAAGGAGCTGAAGCCATCACCGATACACAAAGCATTTCGGAGGAAGTGGTTGCCGACTATGCAGCCAACACCGACTTTTTGTTCATCTTGACGCAAAACCCTGAGGACAATGACCGCTATCAGCAGTTGATTGATACTGTTTGGGCGGACATTCCCGCTGTACAGAACGGAAAAGCGTTCCTCGTTCCAAATGAACGCTGGAACGATTACAGTATCTCTGGCATGCAGTGGACACTTGAAGATTTGCCTAAAGTGCTTGCGGGAGAAAAAGTCGAATAA
- a CDS encoding amino acid permease — protein sequence MEQPKKQLTWWQLSLLGVGCIVGTGFFLGSSLAILKTGASFTLAILIAAVTTYIVYATLAKMTAQHPERGSFRSYAKQAFGRLAGFSTGWVYCSAELLIMGSQLTALSLFTKLWFPAAPLWLFAFLYGAIGWLIVFAGVRSFEKMEHGFAIIKITALILFIGLSCAGLLGWLPEVSTQATTDAESFFLQGGLGFWSALIYAFYAFGGIEIMGIMANDLKQPKEAAKAGKLMLAMLSVLYVGSLGLVLYMRPASVYSEDESPFVTALALFDLPFIPSLFNAALIAAGFSTMLASLFAITTLVQTFAKEGDAPAWFSKATKRGIPLRSLCLTAAGLCCTVGAALILPERIYVYVTTAAGLMLLFTWVMILASGKALLQHVSQWPIRLAFVLILVAISGTLSHTEGRVGFLISLAFLVCIGFFAFLRQTSRE from the coding sequence ATGGAGCAACCTAAAAAACAACTGACATGGTGGCAATTATCTCTTCTTGGTGTCGGTTGTATTGTCGGAACAGGCTTTTTTTTAGGTTCCAGTTTGGCGATTTTAAAAACAGGAGCATCGTTTACGCTTGCTATCCTTATTGCAGCAGTAACGACGTATATTGTGTATGCCACGTTAGCAAAAATGACTGCGCAACACCCTGAGAGAGGCTCATTCAGGTCTTATGCAAAGCAGGCATTTGGCAGGTTGGCAGGCTTTAGTACGGGCTGGGTATACTGTTCGGCGGAGCTTTTAATAATGGGGAGCCAATTAACGGCGTTGAGCCTTTTTACAAAGCTTTGGTTTCCAGCTGCACCACTTTGGCTATTTGCTTTTCTCTATGGTGCGATCGGATGGCTTATCGTGTTTGCAGGGGTACGTTCCTTTGAAAAAATGGAGCATGGATTTGCTATTATAAAAATAACTGCCCTCATTTTATTTATCGGACTTTCCTGTGCAGGTTTGCTGGGGTGGCTTCCTGAAGTCTCAACTCAAGCTACTACAGACGCAGAATCGTTCTTTTTACAGGGTGGTTTAGGGTTTTGGTCTGCGCTCATCTATGCCTTTTATGCGTTTGGTGGCATCGAAATCATGGGGATCATGGCCAATGATTTAAAGCAGCCTAAGGAGGCGGCAAAAGCAGGCAAGTTGATGCTGGCTATGCTTTCTGTTCTTTATGTAGGGTCCCTCGGTCTTGTACTATACATGCGCCCTGCCAGCGTTTACTCCGAAGACGAAAGCCCTTTTGTCACAGCACTTGCCCTCTTTGACTTGCCATTTATTCCAAGTCTATTTAATGCTGCCCTAATTGCAGCGGGTTTTTCAACAATGCTCGCCTCGCTATTTGCGATCACCACCTTAGTTCAAACCTTTGCCAAAGAAGGGGACGCACCCGCATGGTTTTCTAAAGCAACGAAAAGGGGTATCCCGTTGCGATCACTTTGTTTAACGGCAGCTGGGTTATGTTGTACGGTGGGAGCGGCGCTAATTCTTCCGGAACGTATCTATGTGTACGTGACGACGGCAGCTGGCTTGATGCTGCTTTTTACTTGGGTCATGATTCTGGCTTCAGGGAAAGCTCTATTGCAGCATGTGAGTCAATGGCCAATTCGGCTCGCATTCGTCCTCATTTTGGTTGCCATAAGCGGAACTTTAAGTCATACAGAAGGGCGGGTCGGCTTCCTTATTAGTCTCGCTTTTTTGGTCTGTATCGGTTTCTTTGCCTTTCTTCGTCAGACATCGCGAGAGTAA
- a CDS encoding ABC transporter substrate-binding protein, whose amino-acid sequence MKKLRVIPLVVMLAFLCSCSVLANDDRLVIWSFTDEAVYAVDKFKEQYPDIDIRYVQIPGSQYESKARAVLQTGVNAPDVFLIEKSVLPKLIDLKQLENLSNAPYNAEEITNEQYDYVAAASKDADGNVKALGYQGTPGGIYYRRDLTEKYLGTQDPVEITKMMADWESVMEVSESIYEKSEGEVYGFTNWNNLNTIQIGNVKKPWVKDGKLVIDPARLEILDLIDEAHARNVVKRIRNGSPAGTAAMQNGTVAFFPGATWGLQYTFKNNAPDTEGKWGLASPPHAFSAGGTFLAMYSGSEKKENAWKFIKFYAGDDQFLKQLATDQEYFVSNREVNAYMAEKTNATGSPFLAGQNYFEFFANEGDRVYPLEETKYDSTISPIFTDTVQLYVDGSIQTHEDVVKRFKRDVKLYYPDLDVEGAGE is encoded by the coding sequence ATGAAAAAGCTTCGCGTCATCCCTTTAGTTGTCATGTTGGCATTTCTTTGCTCCTGTTCAGTGCTCGCGAACGATGACCGTCTTGTCATTTGGAGCTTTACGGATGAAGCAGTCTATGCGGTCGATAAATTTAAAGAACAGTACCCCGATATTGATATCCGTTATGTGCAAATTCCAGGAAGCCAATATGAATCCAAGGCTCGTGCTGTTTTGCAGACCGGAGTCAACGCCCCCGATGTATTTCTTATTGAAAAGAGTGTCCTTCCAAAGCTTATTGATTTGAAGCAACTCGAAAATCTGTCAAATGCTCCATACAATGCAGAAGAAATTACAAACGAACAATATGATTATGTCGCTGCCGCATCCAAGGACGCAGATGGTAACGTTAAAGCGTTAGGCTATCAAGGCACTCCAGGAGGGATTTATTATCGTCGGGATTTGACAGAAAAATATCTCGGTACGCAAGATCCAGTAGAGATTACTAAAATGATGGCTGACTGGGAATCCGTCATGGAAGTGAGCGAATCGATTTATGAAAAAAGCGAGGGAGAAGTGTACGGCTTCACAAATTGGAACAATTTAAACACAATTCAGATTGGAAATGTGAAAAAACCTTGGGTGAAGGACGGCAAGCTCGTTATTGATCCTGCGCGCTTGGAGATTCTTGATCTTATTGATGAAGCCCATGCACGTAACGTAGTGAAGCGTATTCGTAACGGCTCTCCTGCGGGGACGGCTGCGATGCAAAATGGGACGGTTGCCTTTTTTCCTGGCGCCACTTGGGGACTACAATATACGTTTAAAAATAACGCACCTGACACAGAAGGAAAATGGGGGCTGGCAAGTCCACCACATGCGTTTAGTGCAGGTGGGACGTTCTTGGCGATGTACAGTGGGAGTGAGAAAAAGGAGAACGCCTGGAAGTTTATTAAGTTTTACGCAGGGGATGACCAATTTTTGAAGCAGTTGGCAACCGATCAAGAATATTTTGTGAGCAATCGCGAGGTGAATGCGTATATGGCAGAAAAAACAAACGCTACGGGGTCACCTTTCTTAGCTGGGCAAAATTACTTTGAATTTTTTGCGAATGAAGGCGATCGCGTTTATCCATTGGAGGAAACGAAATACGATTCTACCATCTCGCCGATCTTCACTGATACTGTTCAACTTTATGTGGATGGTTCCATTCAAACACACGAGGATGTTGTGAAGCGGTTCAAACGAGACGTGAAGCTTTATTATCCAGATCTCGATGTTGAGGGGGCAGGGGAATGA